The following are from one region of the Gammaproteobacteria bacterium genome:
- a CDS encoding type II toxin-antitoxin system RelE/ParE family toxin gives MIESFKDQASEDIFNGVNSKAARKACPQTLWQVAARKLDQLDSVQSLEELKVPPGNRLERLSGDRKTEYSIRINEQYRICFLWGKSGPCNVEITDYH, from the coding sequence ATGATAGAGTCGTTTAAAGATCAAGCAAGTGAAGACATATTCAACGGCGTCAATTCGAAAGCGGCCCGGAAGGCATGTCCGCAAACACTTTGGCAGGTTGCGGCCAGGAAATTGGACCAATTGGATTCTGTTCAATCGCTGGAGGAATTGAAAGTTCCCCCAGGTAATCGGCTTGAGCGCCTCTCTGGGGATAGAAAAACTGAGTACAGCATTCGTATCAACGAACAGTATAGGATTTGCTTTTTGTGGGGAAAGTCAGGCCCCTGCAATGTAGAAATAACCGACTACCATTAA